A DNA window from Hemitrygon akajei chromosome 26, sHemAka1.3, whole genome shotgun sequence contains the following coding sequences:
- the LOC140716843 gene encoding tubulin-specific chaperone cofactor E-like protein isoform X3 — protein sequence MTKSCKVQMISKIVSNLANLTFLNLTSNPLTEARLDSTCATSFSRIQRLVLNNTKLSWETIHTFLQELPGLEELFLCFNDYTAVLLSPCSYPSLRLLHITDNNLADWAEIHKLGQMFPGLDTLILANNPLVSIMDSQATLARLFQNLRSINLHNSGLNSWDDIDKFKAFPKLEEVRLLGIPLLQNYSEEERRKLVIARLPSIILLNGSKVAGERIDAERFFIRYYLNQPDEDLPERYHELVSQYGVLEPLAVVDLRPQSRAKVEVHFEGKVEVMSIRLDQTVADLKKQLRNVVQLSTNNMRLYYIDQDMVKTFGPEEMKYSTRALHSFSIRDGDEIHVEPKTK from the exons ATCAGTAAAATTGTGTCAAATCTCGCCAATCTGACCTTTCTAAATCTCACCTCGAATCCGCTGACTGAGGCCAGGTTAGACTCAACATGTGCTACCTCTTTCTCACGAATACAGAGACTTGTCCTCAACAATACCAAGCTTTCATGGGAAACCATTCACACGTTTCTGCAGGAGTTACCAGG GTTAGAGGAACTCTTCCTGTGCTTTAATGACTACACGGCAGTTTTGTTGTCACCCTGTTCCTACCCATCACTTCGACTCCTACATATTACTGACAATAATCTTGCCGACTGGGCAGAGATACACAAGCTTGGACAGATGTTCCCAGGTCTGGACACATTAATCCTAGCGAACAACCCTCTAGTCAGCATAATGGATTCACAGGCAACTTTGGCACGACTTTTCCAAAATCTGCGATCGATAAATCTTCATAACTCAG GACTAAACTCATGGGATGACATTGATAAATTCAAAGCATTTCCTAAACTGGAGGAAGTGAGACTTCTGGGAATTCCATTACTGCAGAATTATTCTGAGGAGGAACGACGCAAGCTTGTCATAGCTAG GTTACcatctattattctattaaatggGAGTAAAGTTGCAGGAGAAAGGATAGATGCGGAGCGATTTTTCATCCGTTACTACTTAAATCAGCCAGATGAAGATTTACCAGAAAG ATATCACGAGCTGGTATCACAATATGGTGTATTGGAACCATTGGCTGTGGTTGACCTCCGACCCCAGAGTCGTGCTAAGGTAGAAGTTCACTTTGAGGGTAAAGTTGAAGTGATGAGCATTCGTCTCGATCAGACTGTGGCTGATCTGAAGAAACAACTTCGGAATGTCGTGCAATTGTCAACCAATAATATGCGCTTGTATTACATTGACCAAGACATGGTAAAAACCTTCGGACCAGAAGAAATGAAATACAGCACACGTGCCCTTCACTCATTTAGCATTCGAGATGGAGATGAGATTCATGTAGAACCAAAAACAAAATAG